From Ignatzschineria sp. RMDPL8A, a single genomic window includes:
- the purC gene encoding phosphoribosylaminoimidazolesuccinocarboxamide synthase, whose translation MATLLYEGKAKQIYTAENDNEVIIHYKDDATAGNGAKKAQFNDKGVMNAEISTMIFQYLEENGIETHFIEQINDRDVRCQKIDIILLEVIARNVATGSLTKRIGIAEGTKLNPSIYELCYKKDEFNDPLINNDHALALGLATQEELDVIYSEVAKINGLLQKLFAEIGITLVDFKVEFGRNPDGKVVLADEISPDTCRLWDAKTDDKLDKDRFRQDLGNVMDAYREIHRRLKARGAN comes from the coding sequence ATGGCAACATTATTATATGAAGGCAAAGCAAAACAGATCTACACCGCAGAGAATGATAATGAAGTAATCATTCACTACAAAGATGATGCAACCGCAGGTAACGGCGCGAAAAAAGCACAATTTAACGATAAAGGCGTGATGAACGCGGAAATCTCTACCATGATCTTCCAATATCTTGAAGAAAATGGCATCGAGACCCACTTTATCGAGCAAATTAACGATCGTGACGTGCGTTGCCAAAAGATCGATATCATCTTATTAGAAGTAATCGCGCGTAACGTTGCGACCGGTTCGCTCACAAAACGCATCGGCATTGCAGAAGGTACAAAACTCAATCCTTCGATCTATGAGCTCTGCTATAAAAAAGATGAGTTTAACGATCCATTAATCAATAACGATCATGCCTTAGCGCTCGGTTTAGCAACGCAAGAAGAGTTAGATGTGATCTACTCGGAAGTGGCGAAAATTAATGGTCTCTTACAAAAACTTTTTGCAGAGATTGGCATTACGCTCGTGGACTTTAAAGTTGAGTTTGGCCGAAATCCGGACGGTAAAGTGGTACTTGCGGACGAAATTAGCCCCGATACCTGCCGTTTATGGGATGCGAAAACTGATGATAAACTCGATAAAGATCGCTTCCGTCAAGATCTTGGAAATGTGATGGACGCGTATCGCGAAATTCACCGACGCTTAAAAGCGAGAGGCGCAAACTAA
- the purF gene encoding amidophosphoribosyltransferase — MFDRGLNEECGVFAVIGNERAASLTYYGLHALQHRGQESAGITVLSDDNKFLTHKGEGLVTEVFEDRRHLKKLIGSHAIGHVRYPVTGAEGPANVQPINLTATTEKISIAYNGALINAEQIKTTLESEGSIFHASGDAEIIGHILRRKKGSFVDRLKESLLEIDGAFCYVLLHDSGVYVARDRYGIRPLSIGKLSDGGYVFSSETCALNIVGATFLRDVEPGEVVYVENGKLVSEFYTDETTHAMCMMEYIYFSRPDSDIVERNVHSVRKRSGIELFKETHVDADIVIGVPDSSISAANGYAEAAKLPNEMGLIKNRYIGRTFIAPNQAMREQGVRMKISAIPSIVKDKRVILIDDSIVRGTTSKRIVSLLREAGAKEIHMRISSPPIKYPCFYGVDTTVIDDLMAHQLSIEEMRRHIGADTLAFLSDEGMIKSVGLDESYGDNCGHCMACFTGKYPTKLYDAVEDANH, encoded by the coding sequence ATGTTTGATCGAGGATTAAATGAAGAGTGTGGTGTGTTCGCTGTGATCGGCAACGAACGTGCTGCCTCATTGACTTACTATGGCCTCCATGCGCTTCAGCATCGGGGGCAGGAAAGTGCCGGGATTACGGTGCTTTCAGACGATAATAAATTCCTTACGCATAAAGGCGAGGGCCTGGTGACGGAGGTATTTGAAGATCGGCGCCATCTTAAAAAATTGATCGGTTCACACGCGATTGGCCATGTGCGCTATCCGGTAACCGGCGCGGAAGGCCCGGCAAATGTGCAACCCATCAATTTAACCGCGACAACGGAAAAGATCTCCATTGCTTATAACGGCGCGCTTATTAATGCAGAGCAGATTAAAACGACGCTCGAATCGGAAGGATCGATCTTTCACGCCTCGGGCGATGCGGAGATTATCGGGCATATTTTACGTCGTAAAAAAGGGAGCTTTGTTGATCGTCTTAAAGAGTCTTTATTAGAGATTGATGGCGCTTTCTGTTATGTGCTCTTGCACGATAGTGGCGTTTACGTTGCCCGTGATCGTTACGGCATTCGTCCGCTTTCGATCGGTAAACTCTCAGATGGCGGTTATGTCTTTTCATCAGAAACTTGTGCGCTTAATATCGTCGGGGCGACGTTCCTTCGGGATGTTGAGCCAGGCGAAGTGGTCTATGTTGAAAATGGCAAGCTTGTCTCGGAATTTTATACCGATGAGACGACCCACGCGATGTGCATGATGGAGTATATCTACTTTAGCCGTCCCGATAGTGACATTGTTGAGCGCAACGTCCATAGTGTGCGTAAGCGTTCAGGAATTGAGCTTTTCAAAGAGACACACGTTGATGCCGATATCGTCATTGGTGTGCCGGATTCTTCTATCTCAGCGGCCAACGGTTATGCCGAAGCGGCGAAGCTTCCCAACGAGATGGGCCTGATTAAAAATCGTTATATTGGGCGTACCTTTATTGCGCCAAACCAAGCGATGCGCGAGCAGGGCGTTCGAATGAAGATCTCGGCGATTCCTTCGATTGTGAAAGATAAACGCGTGATCTTAATTGACGACTCCATCGTGCGCGGCACAACGAGTAAACGAATTGTGAGCCTACTGCGTGAAGCGGGTGCTAAAGAGATTCACATGCGAATTTCTTCTCCGCCGATTAAATATCCATGCTTTTACGGCGTTGATACCACCGTGATCGATGATCTGATGGCGCACCAGCTCTCCATTGAAGAGATGAGACGTCATATCGGTGCTGATACACTCGCGTTTTTAAGCGATGAAGGTATGATTAAATCGGTTGGACTTGATGAGAGTTATGGCGATAATTGTGGCCACTGTATGGCCTGTTTTACAGGTAAATACCCCACAAAATTATATGATGCGGTTGAAGACGCAAATCATTAA
- the purM gene encoding phosphoribosylformylglycinamidine cyclo-ligase, translating to MSDAYKKAGVNLEAGYESVERIKKHVASTMRRGAMDIFGDFGGSFDLSELGYEKPVLVSGTDGVGTKLKLAFITDIHDTIGIDAVAMCVNDILTQGAEPLYFLDYIACGSNNPAQIEAIVKGVSDGCRQSDMALLGGETAEMPGFYQEGEYDIAGFAVGVVEKDKRITKANVKEGDLIIGLPSTGVHSNGFSLVRHIVKEHDLDYGKTYAGFDKPLGEVLLAPTAIYVKEVLNLLKSVKVNAMAHITGGGFYENVPRMLPEGLGAKFTASSWEIPQVFTFLQETAGISLEEMFNVFNMGVGYMIVIDPSEKENALKLLPEGRLIGEITASGKVEL from the coding sequence ATGAGTGATGCATATAAAAAAGCAGGCGTAAACTTAGAAGCAGGCTATGAGTCTGTTGAGCGAATTAAAAAGCACGTGGCTTCCACCATGCGCCGCGGTGCGATGGACATTTTTGGTGATTTTGGTGGATCGTTCGATCTCTCTGAGCTCGGTTATGAAAAACCGGTATTAGTCTCCGGAACCGATGGCGTTGGTACAAAATTAAAACTCGCCTTTATCACTGATATTCACGATACGATCGGCATTGATGCCGTGGCGATGTGTGTTAATGATATTTTAACCCAAGGCGCCGAACCGCTCTATTTCCTCGATTATATTGCGTGTGGATCGAATAATCCTGCACAGATCGAAGCGATTGTGAAAGGTGTTTCTGATGGCTGTAGACAGTCCGATATGGCGCTTTTAGGCGGTGAAACGGCGGAGATGCCCGGATTTTATCAAGAAGGTGAATACGATATCGCCGGCTTTGCAGTGGGTGTGGTTGAAAAAGATAAACGTATCACAAAAGCAAATGTGAAAGAGGGCGATTTAATCATCGGCCTTCCATCAACCGGCGTTCACAGTAATGGCTTTTCACTTGTGCGTCATATTGTAAAAGAGCATGATCTTGATTACGGCAAAACCTACGCAGGCTTTGATAAACCCCTTGGTGAGGTGCTACTTGCGCCAACCGCGATCTATGTGAAAGAGGTATTAAATCTTCTTAAATCGGTGAAGGTTAATGCAATGGCGCACATTACCGGTGGCGGATTTTACGAAAACGTTCCCAGAATGTTGCCTGAAGGTCTCGGCGCTAAATTTACCGCGAGCAGTTGGGAGATTCCTCAAGTTTTCACCTTCTTACAAGAGACGGCGGGCATTTCGCTTGAAGAGATGTTTAACGTCTTCAATATGGGTGTTGGCTATATGATTGTGATCGACCCAAGTGAGAAAGAAAACGCGCTTAAACTCCTTCCTGAAGGACGTCTGATTGGTGAGATTACCGCATCAGGTAAGGTTGAACTATGA
- the purN gene encoding phosphoribosylglycinamide formyltransferase — MKQLAIFASGTGSNFDAIVKSINYGEIPAKAVLLVCDKVGAPVIEKAKAQGIETFVFTAKEFASKEAYETEILAALKKHKVEWIALAGYMRLIGDTLLNAYEGHIINVHPSLLPKYKGKDAIERAFEAGDKTIGITIHYVDSGMDTGEIIAQESIELTGDESLEDVTQKIHQVEHKLYPQTLAKLLKQ, encoded by the coding sequence ATGAAACAGTTAGCCATTTTTGCCTCAGGAACCGGATCTAATTTTGATGCGATTGTAAAATCGATCAATTATGGCGAAATTCCGGCAAAAGCCGTGCTACTTGTCTGCGATAAAGTGGGCGCACCGGTGATTGAAAAAGCCAAAGCACAAGGGATCGAAACCTTTGTGTTTACCGCAAAAGAGTTCGCTTCAAAAGAGGCCTATGAGACTGAAATTTTAGCGGCGCTTAAAAAACACAAGGTGGAATGGATCGCTCTAGCAGGTTATATGCGCTTAATTGGCGATACGCTTTTAAACGCCTATGAAGGGCATATTATCAACGTTCATCCATCGCTGTTACCTAAATATAAAGGGAAAGATGCGATTGAGCGGGCTTTTGAAGCGGGCGACAAAACCATCGGAATTACCATCCATTATGTGGATTCTGGCATGGATACCGGTGAAATTATTGCGCAAGAATCGATCGAATTGACGGGTGATGAGTCGTTGGAGGATGTAACTCAAAAAATTCATCAGGTAGAACATAAATTATATCCACAAACCTTAGCAAAATTATTGAAACAATAA
- the purH gene encoding bifunctional phosphoribosylaminoimidazolecarboxamide formyltransferase/IMP cyclohydrolase: MKKRRALLSVSDKSGITEFAQSLVELGFELISTGGTKKAIADAGIAVKDISDITGFPEIMDGRVKTLHPMVHGGLLSVRGNDSHTKQMTDNGIEYIDMVVVNLYPFKETVSKPNVQYKDAIENIDIGGPSMLRSAAKNHDAVTVITDPADYEVVLKELKENGDTTFATRQRLALKVYQTTAAYDALIASYFAEQLGDEFPEKLTLTFEKQQSLRYGENPHQNAAFYRTPLAENNSLAFAKQLHGKELSYNNIQDANAAVNIMLEFKEPVVVAVKHMNPCGVGLGDTLEEAWDKAYEADSTSIFGGIIATNQVVDAATAKKMSEIFLEIILAPGFTDEARDILQAKKNIRLLENPVIEGAKEGKLTTTAVNGGLLVQELDREVIDVNDFEIVTERKPTEEEMKALLFAWKVVKHVKSNAIVVAKEGQTLGVGAGQMNRVGAAQIAFDQAGEKAQGQVLSSDAFFPMPDTLENAAKAGIKAVIQPGGSIRDQDSIDVANQYGIAMVFTKKRHFKH, translated from the coding sequence ATGAAAAAAAGACGTGCTTTATTAAGTGTAAGTGATAAATCAGGGATTACCGAATTTGCCCAATCACTCGTAGAGTTAGGCTTTGAGCTGATCTCAACGGGCGGTACTAAAAAAGCGATTGCAGACGCGGGCATTGCGGTGAAAGATATCTCTGATATCACAGGCTTCCCGGAAATTATGGATGGACGCGTTAAAACGCTTCACCCCATGGTTCACGGTGGCTTGCTATCGGTACGTGGAAATGATTCACACACCAAACAGATGACCGATAATGGCATCGAATATATCGACATGGTGGTGGTGAACCTCTATCCTTTCAAAGAGACGGTTTCTAAGCCAAATGTGCAATATAAAGACGCCATTGAAAACATCGATATCGGTGGGCCTTCAATGCTTCGTAGCGCGGCGAAAAATCATGATGCAGTGACAGTGATTACCGATCCTGCGGACTATGAAGTGGTGCTAAAAGAACTCAAAGAAAATGGCGACACTACCTTTGCAACGCGTCAACGTTTAGCGCTTAAAGTCTATCAAACAACTGCCGCTTATGATGCGCTCATTGCGAGCTATTTTGCTGAGCAACTTGGTGATGAGTTCCCTGAGAAATTAACGCTAACTTTTGAAAAACAGCAATCGCTTCGATATGGTGAAAACCCGCATCAAAATGCGGCATTCTATCGCACACCGCTTGCGGAAAATAACTCACTTGCGTTTGCAAAACAGCTTCACGGTAAAGAGCTTTCGTACAACAATATTCAAGACGCGAATGCCGCGGTGAATATTATGCTTGAGTTTAAAGAGCCGGTGGTGGTTGCGGTAAAACATATGAATCCGTGTGGCGTTGGTCTTGGCGATACGCTAGAAGAGGCGTGGGATAAGGCCTATGAAGCCGATTCGACCTCAATCTTTGGCGGGATTATCGCAACAAACCAAGTGGTCGATGCGGCAACGGCGAAGAAAATGAGTGAGATCTTCCTTGAGATCATTTTAGCGCCAGGCTTTACCGATGAAGCGCGCGACATTCTTCAAGCGAAGAAAAATATCCGTCTTCTCGAAAATCCTGTGATTGAAGGAGCGAAAGAGGGCAAGCTCACAACCACAGCCGTAAATGGCGGACTATTAGTTCAAGAGCTCGATCGCGAAGTGATCGATGTGAATGATTTTGAAATCGTGACCGAACGCAAACCGACCGAAGAAGAGATGAAAGCGCTTCTCTTTGCTTGGAAAGTGGTGAAACACGTTAAATCAAATGCGATTGTGGTGGCAAAAGAAGGTCAAACCTTAGGGGTTGGCGCAGGTCAGATGAACCGCGTTGGCGCAGCGCAGATCGCTTTTGATCAAGCCGGTGAGAAAGCGCAAGGCCAAGTCTTAAGTTCAGATGCTTTCTTCCCAATGCCTGATACACTCGAAAATGCAGCGAAAGCGGGCATTAAAGCGGTGATTCAGCCAGGCGGATCGATTCGTGACCAAGACTCAATCGACGTTGCCAATCAATACGGCATCGCCATGGTCTTC